The stretch of DNA TCAGGTATTCTCATTGTACCACCAAGCTTAAACTTCTAGGTGTGGCCTTAACCTCAGACTAGACTTAGATTTGGCCAATATGTTGGCATGGGAACACTACCCTCTCTCCTCATGTGTCAGGCTGCCCTGGACAGCTCTGCACCTTTGTTTTACCTGCCCAGAGCCACCTGAGCATCTCTGTGCCACGGGACTCTTCATCCTGAATTCCCACAAGGGAATAAGCAAAGCTCCAATTTCCAAAGTTCcatttccagctcctctgcctggaAGTGGGCTGAAGGGGAAAGCTTTGATGCAATCCCACTCTTCTGTGCAAggtgcacagagcagagggcaggagcCCTCATCTGCTCTGCACACTCAGAGGCaaacaaaagctgcagtggAAGCTCTCCAAATATTCGAGTGGGATTTACCAGCACAAAGGCCTGGCCAGCTtgccctgcagagaggagctggggggGATTGGGCACCGCTGGGATTGCCTGATAAACATTTAACAAAGGAAATCCCTTCTCTCTTCTGTGCCATGGGATAATTGAACTCCTGTTTTCAGACCACAGAGATGCTATTTTCCTGTTTAAATTAAAGCTGTGTCCTACAGTTCAGTGACTCCAGAGCTGCACAAAATTTAGCCAAGCCTACAGCTGATGTTGCTTagttagaaattatttaaattagtTAGGAAtgagtttcattttctttgtccCAGTCCaatttctgtgctgttccaAGATCTCCCACAGACACCCTTATCTCCCCCTATGTCTGTTTGCTTCAAATAATAAATCTGCAATAATTGGAGGGACTGTGACAGAACAAGTTAAGATTTAGAAAATGTtggattttttattaaaatcctTAAGGATGAGAGTTTCCTGCACTCTGCAGGCTGAGTGCAGTGTTCCAGGAGGAAATCATGTGGAAACCCTGAGGATTCAAGCCCCCAGAAATGTGAAATTGTAAGAGAGAAACAGAAGCAGATGAGTGGTTTTGTTGGGTGATTCATTGCTGCTTGGCCTATACACTGCAATGGCCTGTGTGTTTCAAAATTCATTCTGGAGCAGagatttccatttaaaaagtAGCCCATTAACCTTTGATTTCCTGAATAAAGCATTCCACTTGGgattatccatccatccatctcacTGCTGGGTGGGCCTAGCTGCAGTGAGGGAGAATTTCTGCTCTTAGGGCTCTCTGAATGTGCACCTTCTCCAAACCCATTCTCAAAGCTTGCCACTGCAATtagttttgttggttttttgtttttttggttttttttttttttttttttttttttgccatgaaAGGGTTTTGCTGGTGAAAAGAGGCTTCCAGGACATGGAGAGTGGCTAATTATCCCCAGACTGGCTACAGCCCAGACCCCAACAGTGCAAATTGCCCTTCTTCCcacaggctgccccagcctggctggagttCACTCTCATTAACCCTCCCAACAAGGCTGTGGGGAGGATCCCTCTGCATCATTctgctttggggtttggggaggagTGATAGGAGCAGCTGATAACCAATGTCACTGCTCACAGGATTTAGCTATGAGCTGGCAAAGACATACTCAAGGTGTGATGAGCCAGTGTCTCTGAGGGTagtaatgaaatatttacaaaGGGCACTTGGCTGGCAGAACTCCTGGGGAAAGCTTTGAGCCTAATTTACACTCTGCCCCTTCAGAAattctgcttcctcctcctcacagaaGAGTTTGTCAGTAGTTCTTTTACTGTCTGATCTACCAGGAGAAAACTGATCAGTGTTACTCATTCTTTGCTACCTCTGCCATCTGAAGTTAGGCTTCATCATTCATGTTTAGGTCTAAATAAAAGTGCTCTGTTTGGGGAGAGTGCTGAGCACTAAATTCTGTTAGAATTAATGTGAATGGCAGATATGCATTCTATAGATTATAGATAATGGAATGTGTTTTCTATCAGTCTTACTGAAGTTAATGAAAATTTCTTGGATAGAATTTAGCAACAATAATAAAAAGTTGAGCTCTCTATTTTTGATGTGGAACTCTCCTTAAAATACACAATTTTTACCAGCTTCATGAAGAGCTGTACACAGAATATGCttgttatataaaatataacttaaataaaggatattttaaaaattataacatTGCAGAAATGTAACATTGACAGGAGAGACAGCTTTTCCAAAGCAAGCAGACTGCAGCAGGGATCTCCCTCTCTGGCTGGgctatccctgtccctgcagggtaACAAAGAGGAGAGGATTAGCTGGAAATAGCATCATCCTGACAAATGAGCTGATCTCTTTTCAGGCCCACAGTGCTGCACTCAGCTTTGTAGTCCCAGAGCTGGTGTTGTTGGGGCTCTAAATAGGAGGGGTGATGGACTCAAGAAATATGtgaccagaaaaaaattatataaaccAAATTATATAAACAGCTCCACAAACTACCAATTCCTCTTCAGCTGATTTTCAGTTCCAGTCATTGCTTCTTGGTAACCAATtgctttttttcaaaagaactTTGACTATCTGGAGACCTGCAAGGCAGATAAACCTGGCAGGCTTCACCAAACAGAGTTAGTGAGAGCCTCTGTCCATGGAGACATTGAATAAAGAATTGGAAAAAGCCCTAAAAGTCATCTGGGGGGACAGCTGTTCACTTGTCATGCTGTGACAAACCTGATGGACTTTTAGTGCTCTTACTGTGCCTGTCACAGTTTTGTCCACAATAACAGTGTGAGTTTCTGACTGGTTGGGTACCAGAGAATTTAGAACTAACTTTCCAAAGCATTATTTTGGCTTTTCTCTTCAAACACTTTGCTCTGACCCCTCTCCATTCCACATTACTGCTTTCCTGCAGTACGGGATGAGAGAATCGTGGAATCAGTGAGGTTGGAAAGGAAGAATGAGTCAAACCCATGATTGATCCCCACCTTGCACTGAGTGCCATATCCAGtcattccttggacacctccagggctggggactccaaacctccctgggcagcccctgccattgcctgaccaccctttccatggagaaacTCCTCCTGATATCCAccctaaacctcctctggtgcagcttgaggtgtttcctcttgttctgttcctgggagcagagcctggcccaCACTTGGCTACAGTCACCAGGTGTGGATGCAACAGCCTGGTCAGAGTGAGAGAAAATGGGGTTTGTTTTCTCACAGTGGACTTGTGAGGCTTTTTAGGGAGTCATAGAAACAATAATAACTTGTTAGTGTAAACAACCTGCAGGTGCTGTTTTGCTACtcagtttttctgttcttctcaaggACTGTTTGTGATAAAGATGTTTTGTTAGTTAGCCAATCAAGTAGAATGTGTCGAATCTATCTCTAAAAGAGAGGATTTTTCATATTAAATGCTCCTGTCCTGCAAACCAGCCTTTGAGTGAATTTGTGTCATTTCTGGCTTAATGGTGACAACCAGGTTCCCCCCAgaatctgcttttctctgttgtcatcttatcacaggggttccatactgttgtctccttatcacaaggtttcataccttcttggtgtttctcatgggcaACTCCTCaaagcactgactctttcttcttcacaaagcagccacctGACTCCAGCTCCCTTCTCAACACCGCTCTTTCACAGCAtcttcttctcactggttacagctgtggcctgttaaagtcaggcctactcctaatctttgataactGGCCCACTCAACACTCAACTAAAGCATTGACTAGTCCCAGTATAGGAATAGTAAAGACACCATTGGTGTGATAGAGAGTACGTACTGTAGGGGAAAgatgaaataataatgaataaaCTGAGCTATAAACTGCAAAGATCAACCCTTGTACCTTTTGCATCATGGTCTAGCAAGATAAACCAAGCAAAATGAATTTAAGTTTGCCATCCCAAAACCCAAGCAAGCTACTTACGAGCAGCTGTTATTGAGCAAACCTGTCTCTGTGGCAAAGGAGTGGGATGGCTCGggcaactccttaggggtgagattactttctccactatctttattttcttatattctatccccctacatttctccaggctggacaagccAGCACAGTGCTACCAACACCAGGAATTTCCCTGGTACCTCCAGAGAGGTTTCTGGGAAAACAGTCCCATGCTCAAATCCAGCTCTGTGTGGGGCTGATCCCTGATGTGCACATGCCATGTTGCTGTTTTGCAGGATGACACAGACAGCatctgctgccaggagcagatAAACCGCTCCATCTACTGGGCCGACGGCTTCGTCTTCGTGTTCTCCATCACGGACTACGAGAGCTTCCGCCTGCTGCGCCCGCTGCACCAGCACATCCGCAGGATCCACCCCAACGCCAACATCCCCCTGCTGCTCATGGCCAACAAGGGGGACCTGCTGAGGGCCAGGCAGGTGTCCTccaaggaggggctgcagctggccaCCGAGCTGGGCGGCACCTACTGCGAGGTGTCGGCGCGGGAGAGCTGCGAGGGCGTGCACGAGGccttccagcagctgtgccaggagctcagcaggagcagctccagctgcaacGGGGAGAAGAGGAGAGGTCTCCACCTGGTCAGGCCCAAGTCGCCCAACATGCAGGACTTGAAGAGGCGTTTGAAGCAGGCTCTGACTTCCAAAGGCAAATCTGCCACCACGCTTTGATGTTCCTGCTCAGGGATTGTGTTCTGGAGCCCTGGGTAAAAGGGCAACAAGCTGGGGAAAAGGGGCATCAATTCAGCCATCAGGATGTGGGAGAGACTCTCAGTCCTGTGAGAGACCCTCGGGTCCTGTGAGAGACTCTTTTGTTTGGTCTTCACATCCTCCTCAAAAAGCCCCTGCTCATTCAGCAGAGGAACTCGCAGAATTTGCTCTCTGGAGCAAGGATTTCCAAACtgtggtttaaaaaaagaaatcgTCCCAAATTCATtctgtctttttatttctttttggaaaGGGCTGCAGTCAAATATCTTGGTGTTAAAAAGTGGGTTTTGTTAATGAGAATAATGAAATCCTGCTTTTAAGAGATGTGACTTCCCTTGGGGATGGTTGTGTTCCCAAACACAGGCAGTGAACTACAGCAGGGCATGAGTAGAGTGATGGGAGCTCTACTGAGCAAGAAAAATGGACCAGATCTGCTTCAGTGCAAgactggaaaataaatgaattaattcctttaaaTGAAGAGAATAAATAGTGAAAAGTATtaattgaaagaaaaagttCTGAGCAATGGGGAGAAATTTGTTCATTTGCAAACTTAAGCCTTACAGTGTCTCTTTAAAgggagattttttaaaaaatcactatttttttcagattatttttgtttaaaagcaCAGTGACTGCTTCTGAAAGTGATTATTTGGACAAAATTTGGGGCAGCATTCTGTATTTACCAATGTCACAATGTCCAGTAGTTTCTCCATggcatttctcatttttccgAAGGTTTCTTTCAtggcaaaagggaaaaatagatCAGAGTGGTTTAAAACCTGCCAGAAAATGGGCTTCACTGATCAAGAGCAAGGAGGTCACCTAAAActcttaattttttccccccaaactaGTTAGACTTCAAGTTCaaaacacttttaaagaaacaaagccTTCACACAAAACATATTTACACCATTAGGTTATCCAGGGGTTTTTTaggaagaaaaggttttatGATGCCTGAAATTTTTGGCTTTGGGAAttcattattttgttgtttgagTGTTTGTTGTTAAACCCAGgcttccctgagcagctcccagagcatcccagcctGTCAGGACAAGTCCCAGTGGCAGCGTCTGGTTGTGCCTCAGCACGTCCAAGGATTTGGGGCTGCATCCCAGGAACTGATTTATGGAACCAAcaccagcccagggagctcccagCACTCTGTTCTCACTGAGGTGGGGAGCAACAGGCTTGGAGCATGAAAAATTCATGATGCTCCAACCTCTCCTTCAAGGGAGCAGATGAGCAATTCAAGGACCATGAAATGAAGTCAAGCTCAGTGATTTATACTCAGGGACACTGGAGGGAAACCCGAGTTTGATGGATATGGAAAAAcactcccagctgcagcttcaTCTGGCAAGACTGAGCTAAATCAACCTTTTCCTCATTAGGAGCAGCAAAAATGCAAATGGAGTCTGATGAGTATTTGTATAGCTCAGGGCTTTAAAATGtactttgtatttttcatttccctATATTAGACAGCTCTAGCCATGATTTTATCACCTGGATTTGCCTTATCTCCAGCTCactttctgttttatttattgttttccaCAGCTTCTCATCTGAGAATGTCTTGTGTTCTGATTCATTTAAGAGTCTCTCATTCCCACAAATGCTCTGCACCTggttttaaattcagtttttcaaGTGGTATTAGGAGGGGAAAAGTTGGATCATCCAAAAAGGGACTCAAATTATATCAGGGAATTTTTACTTTGGCTTATGCTTAATTAAAAATTTGGTGTTTGAGCAGTGTCATTAACTATCCCAGGCACTCTGGTATTTATGGCATggattttcaatattttaaattaataatagCACTGCTCAAATATTGAATGTGAAATTCAATAATTCAAATATTGAATCTAGAGATTCAATGGCTTAAATATTGAGTCGAAAGTTTCAATAACAAGAAATAGAACAGTTTGCAAGACACACAGAAATGGAAGTATTTTTGTGTTGGAAAAATGATCACCAGTTTTGAATAGCAATTAACAATTTTGCCACTCCAGTACTGCATAACAAGGGCTAAATTTGCTGAAGACATTTTGCTGACATTGATTTGTTTGCAATTCCTTCAGctcaaataatttctaatttagGAAGAAATGTCACCAAAATTCAAACCTGTCAATATTTTAGTTTCATTAGTGATTAATAAAAACATGCAAGGTCTTCCTGAGTAGTGAATAAAATGGCTTCTCAATGTGtcacatatttaaatattccttATTTACACTAAAATTTATTGTTTTCCCTTCTTACAACCTAAGATACCCTGCTTTGGAAATATTCCTTATGTAAGGAAATACTCCTTATGAAAATAAGTATTGCCACATTcctgtggggggaaaaaaatctacattttagCTAAAGCCAAAAAAAGATTGAAACATTTAAGTCTTCTCTTAGGTACTAACATGTGGCAAACATTTATTCTGCTACAGAAACTTTAGTATTTCCTTTGTTCATTGACCAGGAGTACAAATACTGGTTTTAAGCCAGGACTAAGCATCTACAGAAGGCAATAAAgctcagtatttttatttgggGTGCAGCAGTTGAGCCCCCGACACCTCACTGTGCCCCAGAGGCAAGCTTGAAgggcagcacaaaaagcagggagaaaagaaTGCTATAGAATCAAGTGCCTAAAAATAATCCTGTACAAGATCAAAGTTTAGTCATGTAGAACCTGATCCTGAATTAGAAACTTCAGGCTGCCAGGGGAAAACATGAATTCTACTGAAGGTTTAAAATTAACCCTCTAGAGAGAAAGTACTGACACAAAGTCAAGAGGGGAGAGGGAAAACAAAGGTTTGAGAGTGTGGGATGATTCTTGGATATCAAAGAAAATTCTCCTCTCAGTTCTATTGATTTAGTCCAGATTAACTCTGCTGGAATCAATACCAGCAGCAGTGAACTGTAGAATTccttctttcaatttttttttctcatccctCATCATTCTCCTGAGCATTTTAAATCTTTGTGCACCATCTGGTTTTCAAGATGGTTTTACAGCTGGGTTTACTTGGGCACAAAGCAGTTGAGTGATTTGCCCCAAGGTTACACAGCTGAGCAAGTACTTGAGAGGAACTCCAACCCTGTGTCCTTTGTAATTAATTCCCAACTCTCTACAACAACTCTCAGACCTTACACCTCCCTCAAGGTATGCACAAAGCACAGAGAGTTGCACAGGATTGTAATTAAAAGTTGGGCAAAGTCTCTTCAATCTCAcctgtgctgggtgctgagcAAAGTCTCAGtggcaggctggcagctcacagtgaccccagaCAGGCTTGGGAGCCACTGGAGATATTTGTCAATGGTTATTTCTGTGTTCTGGCAGCTGCATCTTGGCCACATCCCTTCTCTGAGTTACTCTGCCCACAGGTCACAGAAAGCTGTCACCCACTTCAGCATCCCTGGGGTAGAATCACCAAGGAGAAATGAAGGAATTGCCCCCATTTGCATGGCGATGCTGAAATATTTACATCTGAACTCACATCTTGCTTCTGCATTCCATTAAAACTCCTTTGTTGTTTAGATCCACATTTACACCTGGAAACCAGAAAATTCAGGTCCTGATTTCAGGGAACTGCTcagacagaaatatttgtatCCAGGGtacctggctgctcccaggatTTGTGTCAGGTGTACAAATGAAGAAGGAATCATTTTCTGAGATATCAAAAGCAACTTGCTCTGTACCAGAAAACAATCTTGTCTAATTGTTTTCCAAGGCAAGCTGGGGGCTGACAGTTGATTGTTGCTGCTGGATTTCCCTCTGCCCACTGGCAAAGCAGATTTGGGGTCAGaatcccagtgctgtgtttgcagagcctgcacacagccctgaggcagcagaaCACAATGAAATTCTTGCTAATTTTTCATGTTCATGggttcccagagctctgctgagctgtgcctgtcTCCTCTGGGGCTCACACAGGAAAACCACGGAATTAAAGTTAAAAAAGTTCTCCAGCTTCACTTTAAAAGCTCCAAAGCAGGGACAATGGGCTAGAGAAGATGATCCAATCTATCACTAATGGAGACAAAGCAAGACTCTTCCTTTGATAATTTCTCACTGGCTCTGCCCTCCTTGCCCCTTTCCATTCATGCCTTTGTTCTCATTTCACTTAGCAAGCAAAACCTTCTGCAATTCTTCTTCCTTTGCCTTAGAAACATACTTTTGCAGGCTagttaaaaatttatttccaaatatttgaaCTCCAAGCACGGTTTATAACAAAAGAAGAGTGTCTACTTAGTCTTTTGACCTTATTTACctaaagcattttaaaaccCAGCTACAGCTCTGTGCTTTGAATTTCTGCCACTTCTCCCCAAGAGCTCTCACTGGCTTAGCCCAATATTTCCTCCCCTTGTTTTGTGCTTACAATGTTGGGCTTATTAATGTTACAGAGTCATTGCTTACTTAAACCTGTTCAGTTCTTACattttgctgctctctctgaAATCCCTTCCATTTAATCAGACAGATTCTCTTCTCTaagcagctgtgcagctgggaaagcagctcaCAACAGCTGGTGGTTTTCTGCTCTGTCAGATTTTAGCCCATTGTCGAAGATTTTGGAATAAACAGGAGCATGGAAAATGATGCACCAAGGCCACTTCTCGTCTCCCTTCATCTGTAGCTGGTGCAATAATTCTATCTGTCATAAAGTGGACAAAGTTCATCCTAAATGATAATGCTTTTTCCTACAGATGGAAAAACACCAAATATGAAGCGCAGAGCTGAGCTGATAGACTGTAAACTCTGGGATCCAATTCATTCAGGAGCTGTCACACCAATCCTCTCTTCTTTAGAAGatacattttttacattttccctCTTATCCAAAAGGGTTTCAGGACGGAGCCTCTGCATCTCATCACACAGACACTTCCATCCcctccagcaggtcaggggaAGCTGCACATTTTCCAGGGGTGATGGGTGGAACTCTGCATGTCTGTGCTGTTGTGAGGGATGATTGTGGAGACTGTTCCTAAGGACgtttttcttctctctggcCAGTAATGCAGAACACTCACAATCAGTAACCGGTCATTTGGAAAAGATACGAGGGGGGTTTGTGCTGAATCTGGAGACACTCTGTACCTTCTCTGATGGTTAGAAAGCTCACCAGATAAGCtgaggttgggttttttctgagGCTGCCTTTGAACTCTCACAGAGAGAGCTGAATTATTTCACTTTTGATTGTGATCCAGGTTTCCAGATTCTTGCAGAGGCCACCACTCTGTGTTCTGCATTGTATTTCACTTCAAAACTCAATATTTTCCTATGCCACGATGAAAAAGCTAATTTGGAACCTCACATTAATAATGTAACAGCCTGTTCCCTTGATTCCCTGTTTTTGATGAAGGTCATGGCTTTGCATTTATTGAGGACCTGAACTCAAACTCCTGCTCTTCAGCAAAGGTGTTTGACCAGatgtcccagagcagctgtggctgcccctggatccctgggagtgtcccaggccaggctggacagggcttggagcagcctgggacagtgggagctgtccctgccaagGACAGGAGggactggatgggatttaaggtcccttccaacccaaaccattccatgattgtgGTTTTGAATGAACAAGACTCTTCATTCTTTACCCAATAGTAcaaggcacagcccagcagttCTGTGACTGTCAGCAAAGAGCAGTGGGATCAGGGAGTAGAAGAGGAATCCAATCTTTTAATTActctcctctctgcctttgaTTTCCCTTAAGGGAGACTGACCCTCCCTCAGCTCTGGGAAAGGTGacaggctgggggtgctgctggataTGGAGGAGGTGATGGTGGCAATTCTGCCTTGACAGTCTGTGCTCCAATCCCTCCATCTGGGAATAGTGGCAGAGGCCAATATCTGTAGGAACTTCCCAAATGTGCAAATGAAGGTTACTGGAAACTATCAGCTCTCTGAAACTGAACCAAAATGTTCTTTCTGTGGATGCTCTGCTGAAAAGGAAACCCAGAATCCAGGCTGGAGAGCCATGAGTGCTTCCCATCCACATCCTTGGGAGCAGTGGTGAAACCCCCACATCTTCATCACCTTCCAGCCCAAGTGGTTCCATCAGGACAATGTCAAAGTCCCTTCTCCTGAAGGGCTGCCatggtgctgctgttcccagtgcAAACACTGGGGATGGAGGGTTGGACTTGCCCTTCTCCTCCACCCTTTTAGCTGCCAAGACCACCTATGGAGTGCAGAACCCATGAGTTAGCACCAGACACCAAATATATCTGACAAGTGTTcatcagcctgtgctggagagcaggagctggctctCAGGAGAGCCCTAATCTGCCAAAAGAGCAGCTTTTAAAGCCCAGAATACATATTTGTGTCAGGCCTGTGAAATGATACATTTTACATGGAAGTGCTGTTCTGTGGGAGTTATTTATTAGGCAGCTTTAAATAAAGCAAGAAGTTTTGTTTCTAAATCCTGAGTGCTAATCATTGAAAGTCCTCATTTTATCTGTTTTTGTAGCTTTAGTTTTAGCTATTTGCACTTCTGAACCTCAAACTGGAATGAATCAAGGAAATGGAATGAACCTGAACCTCAAACTGTGGCATGAAGTGAAGCACATGGAGCCAGAGGTTCATCTCTTTG from Ammospiza nelsoni isolate bAmmNel1 chromosome 15, bAmmNel1.pri, whole genome shotgun sequence encodes:
- the LOC132079989 gene encoding ras-like protein family member 11A-like, whose product is MLLIPEHTMSQYSTNFLLLPIPEYPALDCAPNKIIKLVVLGGSGVGKTALVVRFLTKRFIGDYEANTGALYSRKFTIDGEQISLQVQDTPFVSLEDDTDSICCQEQINRSIYWADGFVFVFSITDYESFRLLRPLHQHIRRIHPNANIPLLLMANKGDLLRARQVSSKEGLQLATELGGTYCEVSARESCEGVHEAFQQLCQELSRSSSSCNGEKRRGLHLVRPKSPNMQDLKRRLKQALTSKGKSATTL